In the genome of Pseudorca crassidens isolate mPseCra1 chromosome 12, mPseCra1.hap1, whole genome shotgun sequence, one region contains:
- the TMEM119 gene encoding transmembrane protein 119 isoform X2, which yields MVSELGSEESPCSQLGVPDSHVVPLLAIHTVPATSISRPNNSPGRWPYPHCTDVDTEAQRGDLPGLKTHSWEVTSSQAPGSMVSAAAPSLTASLLLLLRVLPTASYSVSLRATFLEDTAGSGEAEGASASSPSLPPPRTPALSLTSVGPQLTPLAGPKPPTNFLDGIVDFFRQYVMLIAVVGSLVFLLLFTICAALITRQKHKASAYYPSSFPKKKYVDQSDRAGGPRAFSEVPDRAPDGRPDEARDSSQQLQADILAATQNLKSPARAALGMGDGARMMEGKSEEEEKGSREADQEAQGHGVPAEKPEAPPEEPCSAQADGAVAAAEGQGEPEAAPSLALGAAGPAGSLENPCACGSVPPSI from the exons ATGGTGAGTGAGCTGGGCTCTGAAGAGAGTCCCTGCTCCCAGCTAGGAGTCCCGGATAGTCACGTGGTGCCACTACTTGCCATCCACACTGTGCCAGCCACCTCTATTTCTCGTCCTAACAATAGTCCAGGAAGGTGGCCTTATCCCCATTGCACAGATGTGgacaccgaggctcagagaggtgatcTGCCTGGTCTCAAgacacacagctgggaagtgacCTCCTCCCAG GCTCCAGGCAGCATGGTTTCCGCGGCGGCCCCCAGCCTCACGGCGTCTCTGCTGCTCCTCCTGCGGGTCCTGCCCACGGCGTCCTATTCCGTGTCCCTGCGGGCCACCTTCCTGGAGGACACGGCGGGCAGCGGGGAGGCCGAGGGCGCGTCGGCCTCCTCCCCGAGCCTCCCGCCGCCCCGGACCCCAGCCCTCAGCCTCACCTCGGTGGGGCCCCAGCTCACGCCCCTGGCGGGCCCCAAGCCCCCCACCAACTTCCTGGACGGCATCGTGGATTTCTTCCGCCAGTACGTGATGCTCATCGCCGTGGTGGGCTCCCTGGTGTTCCTACTGCTGTTCACCATCTGTGCCGCTCTTATCACCCGCCAGAAACACAAAGCCTCTGCCTACTACCCCTCATCTTTCCCTAAGAAGAAGTACGTGGACCAGAGTGACCGGGCCGGGGGCCCCCGGGCCTTCAGCGAGGTCCCCGACCGTGCCCCTGACGGCCGGCCCGACGAGGCCCGCGATTCCTCCCAGCAGCTCCAGGCTGACATCCTCGCCGCCACCCAGAACCTCAAGTCTCCCGCCAGGGCCGCCCTGGGCATGGGAGACGGAGCCAGGATGATGGAGGGCAAGtcggaggaagaggagaagggcagCCGGGAGGCGGACCAGGAAGCCCAGGGACACGGGGTCCCGGCAGAGAAACCAGAGGCGCCGCCAGAGGAGCCCTGCTCGGCGCAGGCGGATGGGGCTGTGGCAGCTGCTGAAGGTCAAGGGGAGCCAGAAGCAGCTCCCTCATTAGCCCTCGGAGCTGCGGGCCCAGCTGGTTCCCTCGAAAACCCCTGTGCTTGCGGCAGTGTCCCCCCCAGCATCTAA
- the TMEM119 gene encoding transmembrane protein 119 isoform X1 — MVSAAAPSLTASLLLLLRVLPTASYSVSLRATFLEDTAGSGEAEGASASSPSLPPPRTPALSLTSVGPQLTPLAGPKPPTNFLDGIVDFFRQYVMLIAVVGSLVFLLLFTICAALITRQKHKASAYYPSSFPKKKYVDQSDRAGGPRAFSEVPDRAPDGRPDEARDSSQQLQADILAATQNLKSPARAALGMGDGARMMEGKSEEEEKGSREADQEAQGHGVPAEKPEAPPEEPCSAQADGAVAAAEGQGEPEAAPSLALGAAGPAGSLENPCACGSVPPSI; from the coding sequence ATGGTTTCCGCGGCGGCCCCCAGCCTCACGGCGTCTCTGCTGCTCCTCCTGCGGGTCCTGCCCACGGCGTCCTATTCCGTGTCCCTGCGGGCCACCTTCCTGGAGGACACGGCGGGCAGCGGGGAGGCCGAGGGCGCGTCGGCCTCCTCCCCGAGCCTCCCGCCGCCCCGGACCCCAGCCCTCAGCCTCACCTCGGTGGGGCCCCAGCTCACGCCCCTGGCGGGCCCCAAGCCCCCCACCAACTTCCTGGACGGCATCGTGGATTTCTTCCGCCAGTACGTGATGCTCATCGCCGTGGTGGGCTCCCTGGTGTTCCTACTGCTGTTCACCATCTGTGCCGCTCTTATCACCCGCCAGAAACACAAAGCCTCTGCCTACTACCCCTCATCTTTCCCTAAGAAGAAGTACGTGGACCAGAGTGACCGGGCCGGGGGCCCCCGGGCCTTCAGCGAGGTCCCCGACCGTGCCCCTGACGGCCGGCCCGACGAGGCCCGCGATTCCTCCCAGCAGCTCCAGGCTGACATCCTCGCCGCCACCCAGAACCTCAAGTCTCCCGCCAGGGCCGCCCTGGGCATGGGAGACGGAGCCAGGATGATGGAGGGCAAGtcggaggaagaggagaagggcagCCGGGAGGCGGACCAGGAAGCCCAGGGACACGGGGTCCCGGCAGAGAAACCAGAGGCGCCGCCAGAGGAGCCCTGCTCGGCGCAGGCGGATGGGGCTGTGGCAGCTGCTGAAGGTCAAGGGGAGCCAGAAGCAGCTCCCTCATTAGCCCTCGGAGCTGCGGGCCCAGCTGGTTCCCTCGAAAACCCCTGTGCTTGCGGCAGTGTCCCCCCCAGCATCTAA